One genomic region from Sphingobacterium multivorum encodes:
- a CDS encoding S66 peptidase family protein: protein MSKIPDFLKEGDKVAIVCPASFIRGSIDVGIKTLESWGLEVVIGKTVGASFHQFAGDDNLRTADLQWALDDPSIKAVFAARGGYGCVRIVDEIDFSNFEKNPKWLVGFSDITVLHSHIQRNYKIATIHGQMPKSFETGTTASLETLKNALFGHNMDFAYEQTLFPNRAGTGEGKLIGGNLAILLSVLASDSDVNYKNKILFIEDVGEAYYSIDRMLWALKRAGKLKKLNGLLVGGFSAMKDNDPAFGQSIAEIVWDKVKEYDFPVAFDYPAGHIDDNHALMFGRKVTLETTENSVQLTYL, encoded by the coding sequence ATGTCCAAAATTCCTGATTTTCTGAAAGAAGGCGATAAAGTCGCTATTGTTTGTCCTGCGAGTTTTATACGTGGATCTATTGATGTTGGCATAAAAACATTAGAGAGTTGGGGACTGGAGGTTGTCATTGGTAAGACTGTTGGGGCATCGTTTCATCAGTTTGCCGGAGATGACAATTTACGCACCGCCGATCTGCAGTGGGCGCTGGATGACCCGTCGATTAAAGCTGTTTTTGCGGCGCGCGGAGGTTACGGCTGTGTTCGTATTGTCGACGAAATCGATTTTTCAAACTTTGAAAAAAATCCCAAGTGGTTGGTGGGTTTTAGCGATATAACCGTATTGCATAGTCATATCCAACGCAATTATAAAATTGCAACAATACATGGACAGATGCCCAAGTCTTTTGAAACGGGGACAACAGCCTCTTTGGAAACCTTGAAAAATGCATTGTTTGGCCATAATATGGACTTCGCCTACGAACAGACATTGTTCCCCAATCGTGCGGGTACAGGCGAAGGCAAATTGATCGGTGGAAATTTAGCCATCTTACTTTCGGTACTTGCTTCCGATTCGGATGTCAATTACAAGAATAAAATTTTATTTATAGAGGACGTCGGGGAAGCCTATTACTCCATCGACAGAATGCTATGGGCATTGAAGCGTGCTGGGAAACTCAAAAAATTGAATGGTCTCCTAGTGGGTGGCTTTTCTGCCATGAAAGACAATGATCCAGCTTTTGGGCAAAGTATAGCGGAAATTGTATGGGATAAAGTGAAAGAATATGATTTTCCGGTAGCATTTGATTACCCCGCAGGGCATATTGATGACAATCACGCCCTCATGTTTGGGCGAAAAGTAACATTGGAGACGACAGAAAATTCTGTTCAGTTAACCTATTTGTAG
- a CDS encoding universal stress protein has protein sequence MKNLLLLTDFSDNAYAAARYAAQLAPLWGIEKVVLYHTYEVIPTVGTEPVVISNSEILEEKQKDLNTWQQELMLLFPEGIAWKSVLEEYELSYGVNRTCAEEDIDLVIVGTAGKSGLKKLLLGSNTLKLIENCHTPLLVVPARAEFRVPKKMLIATNLKEVKLKLNRLLVNASEVLRKSEVYVVHVTKEDPANKAVNAEITIMQDLLAPYHPIYSYILHADIASGINQYINENHIDMMVTFHRDKGLLSRIFNTSIAQKMAWKSQAAMMVIPVHSG, from the coding sequence ATGAAAAACCTACTCTTGTTAACAGACTTTTCGGACAATGCCTATGCTGCTGCCCGCTATGCCGCACAATTAGCTCCACTCTGGGGTATTGAAAAGGTTGTTCTATACCATACATACGAAGTAATCCCCACCGTAGGTACCGAACCTGTTGTCATAAGCAATTCAGAAATCCTGGAAGAAAAACAAAAGGATCTCAATACCTGGCAGCAGGAACTGATGTTGCTTTTCCCTGAGGGTATTGCCTGGAAGTCAGTTCTTGAAGAATATGAACTTAGCTATGGTGTAAACCGGACCTGTGCTGAGGAGGACATTGATCTCGTCATCGTCGGAACTGCAGGTAAAAGTGGCTTAAAGAAACTGCTTCTTGGAAGTAATACCCTCAAGCTGATCGAAAATTGTCACACGCCATTACTGGTTGTCCCCGCACGGGCAGAGTTTAGGGTACCCAAAAAGATGTTGATCGCCACCAATCTCAAAGAAGTCAAACTAAAATTAAACCGTCTCCTGGTGAATGCGTCGGAAGTATTACGTAAAAGTGAGGTCTATGTTGTCCATGTGACCAAAGAAGATCCTGCAAATAAAGCGGTAAATGCCGAAATAACGATCATGCAGGACTTATTGGCTCCTTATCATCCCATCTATAGCTATATCCTCCATGCGGACATTGCTTCAGGGATCAACCAATACATCAACGAAAACCATATCGACATGATGGTCACTTTCCATCGGGACAAGGGTCTATTAAGCCGAATTTTCAATACGAGTATTGCGCAAAAAATGGCATGGAAGAGTCAGGCTGCCATGATGGTCATCCCTGTACATTCGGGATAA
- a CDS encoding DoxX family protein: MAIWNSLGKYRDTGLLILRVGLGVMMIMHGLPKLQGGPELWAGVGKSMGNIGIHFMPTFWGFMAAATETVGGLFLLLGLFFRPAALLLAFTMVIAGLMHLSKGDGISGASHAIELCFVFLGLILIGPGKHSVDKK; encoded by the coding sequence ATGGCAATTTGGAATTCATTGGGTAAATATCGCGATACAGGACTGTTGATATTACGAGTCGGACTGGGGGTGATGATGATCATGCACGGTCTTCCTAAGTTACAGGGCGGCCCTGAGCTCTGGGCTGGGGTTGGTAAATCAATGGGTAATATCGGTATTCATTTTATGCCTACTTTTTGGGGCTTTATGGCTGCTGCGACCGAAACTGTTGGTGGCCTATTTTTACTGCTGGGACTCTTTTTCAGACCAGCGGCATTATTGCTTGCATTTACGATGGTCATTGCTGGATTAATGCATCTTTCTAAAGGAGATGGTATCTCTGGTGCATCCCATGCGATTGAGCTTTGCTTTGTGTTTTTAGGACTTATCCTTATTGGACCGGGTAAACATTCGGTTGATAAGAAATAA
- a CDS encoding universal stress protein, protein MKRILLLTDFSENALLAAKQVALCTEAWKTQKVIVYHTYNSVTIVNNEPIVIVNDEVKETKEKELTAWFDQIRLLFPPQVELSHQMEDVDLPMGVNDMCKSHDIDLVALGITGQTGFAKILVGSNAITLMDICNKPMLIVSHKVNPAVPKNVLATTDLKEVDRKLDLFNLDQVLDTFNAQLYVLNVAKKEGSAADLAQELKHLHERLDKYHPIYDYISHDDITLGIEEYAKEKHIDLILSFHKKQGLLASLFKTSISKKIAWNGAANLLVIPMDRS, encoded by the coding sequence ATGAAACGTATCCTCCTGTTAACTGACTTTTCAGAAAATGCTCTTCTGGCAGCAAAACAAGTTGCGCTGTGTACAGAGGCCTGGAAAACGCAAAAGGTTATTGTCTACCATACTTACAATAGTGTTACCATTGTCAATAACGAACCTATTGTCATTGTCAATGATGAGGTTAAAGAAACCAAAGAGAAAGAACTCACAGCATGGTTTGACCAAATCAGACTGTTGTTCCCACCCCAAGTGGAATTATCCCATCAGATGGAAGATGTTGATTTGCCGATGGGAGTCAACGACATGTGCAAATCGCACGACATTGACCTTGTCGCATTGGGTATCACCGGACAAACGGGTTTTGCTAAGATCCTGGTCGGAAGTAATGCCATTACGCTGATGGACATCTGCAATAAGCCCATGCTTATTGTTTCCCATAAAGTAAATCCGGCCGTCCCCAAAAATGTATTGGCCACCACCGACCTGAAAGAGGTAGACCGGAAATTGGATTTATTCAACTTAGATCAGGTTTTAGATACCTTCAATGCACAATTGTATGTATTGAATGTTGCTAAAAAAGAAGGTTCGGCCGCCGACTTGGCACAGGAGTTAAAGCATCTCCATGAGCGCTTAGACAAATATCATCCGATTTACGACTATATCAGCCATGATGATATTACACTAGGTATTGAAGAATATGCCAAAGAGAAACACATAGACCTCATACTGTCATTTCATAAAAAGCAAGGCCTATTAGCGAGCCTATTCAAAACAAGCATATCTAAAAAGATTGCCTGGAATGGCGCCGCCAACTTACTAGTTATTCCGATGGATAGGTCGTAA
- a CDS encoding carboxy terminal-processing peptidase: MFRKLIFALFVVSIVSCGSKPRVALPDDGGLKPSTQHQIIAKEVSGLLENASYKKVKMNDSISGIIYDNLIKSLDQGKNYLLQSDIDEFQAYRSNLAQDIKNGDLSAAFHIFNVYSKRYLDRMQYALSEIDKKQDYTKDEYYQPNREKLGWFKTADEANDQWRKRVKYDLLNLETASGKSTDSARTKQVETLKKRYVNLISQAKKTNANDAFQVVMQALTDAVDPHTSYFNPSFAQAFNEGMANTFEGIGARLVVDNEAVSIFEIIPGGPIFKDKSIHVNDKIIAVAQGKDGEFEDIIGWRLDAAVAKIKGPKGTIVRLKIIPAGQPMNSHPRIVSLVREKIVVEEESAKKEIMNVKGADGKMYKVGIINIPKFYMDFEAYRRRDPNYKSTTRDVRLILDTLKQEKVDAVVIDLRFNGGGSLPEAIDLTGLFIDKGPVVQVRDTKNNIDVEEDKNAGVSWDGPLGIMINRFSASASEIFAGAIQDYGRGIILGSQSYGKGTVQSAIDMSRVISPTSRLLLKASGEKDPDTPEGAPQYGQINITLGKFYRVNGSSTQHKGVTPDIVFPSQFSAEKFGESSEKSALPWDQIQSSNFKKVADLSGVDKKLETMHEARIKNSLEYKYLKEDIEEAQKDEDVKIPLELNKFKKEKDDNLKKNRDRINALLKLQGKPAWEEGKSQPKIDLDFVKDESAKVMTDYIINFGTKKPL, from the coding sequence ATGTTTAGGAAACTCATATTTGCACTTTTTGTTGTATCCATTGTTTCTTGTGGTTCAAAACCACGGGTAGCGCTTCCTGATGACGGAGGGCTTAAACCAAGCACACAACATCAAATTATCGCTAAGGAAGTCTCGGGATTATTGGAAAATGCGAGCTACAAAAAGGTCAAAATGAATGATTCGATATCGGGTATTATATACGATAATCTGATCAAAAGTTTAGATCAAGGAAAAAATTACTTGCTTCAATCGGATATCGATGAATTTCAAGCGTACAGAAGCAATCTTGCGCAGGATATCAAAAATGGAGATCTTTCTGCGGCATTTCATATTTTTAATGTCTATTCCAAGAGATACCTGGACAGAATGCAATATGCGCTTTCAGAAATCGATAAGAAACAGGATTATACCAAAGATGAATATTACCAACCTAACCGCGAAAAATTGGGCTGGTTCAAAACAGCAGATGAAGCCAACGACCAATGGCGTAAGCGTGTAAAATACGATCTGCTTAACTTGGAAACCGCGAGTGGTAAATCTACTGATAGCGCGAGGACCAAACAGGTGGAAACGCTAAAAAAACGCTATGTTAATTTGATCTCGCAGGCAAAGAAAACCAATGCCAACGATGCTTTTCAGGTGGTCATGCAAGCATTGACAGATGCTGTTGATCCACATACATCTTATTTTAACCCATCCTTTGCACAGGCCTTCAATGAAGGAATGGCCAATACGTTTGAAGGTATCGGAGCAAGACTTGTCGTCGACAATGAGGCCGTAAGCATCTTCGAAATTATCCCGGGTGGACCGATATTCAAAGACAAGAGCATTCACGTCAATGATAAGATTATTGCTGTAGCCCAAGGTAAAGATGGTGAATTCGAAGACATTATTGGTTGGAGACTTGATGCTGCTGTAGCAAAAATCAAAGGTCCAAAAGGAACGATTGTCCGCCTGAAAATTATACCTGCCGGTCAGCCCATGAACTCTCATCCGCGCATTGTATCTTTAGTACGTGAGAAAATCGTCGTTGAAGAAGAATCTGCGAAGAAAGAGATTATGAACGTCAAAGGTGCCGATGGAAAAATGTACAAAGTGGGTATCATCAATATTCCGAAGTTCTACATGGATTTTGAAGCTTACAGAAGACGCGATCCAAACTATAAGAGCACAACAAGGGACGTTAGGTTAATCTTAGACACGTTGAAACAAGAAAAAGTAGATGCTGTGGTCATCGACTTGCGGTTCAATGGTGGTGGATCCTTACCAGAAGCCATTGATTTAACCGGTTTATTTATCGATAAAGGTCCAGTTGTACAAGTAAGAGATACAAAGAATAACATCGATGTCGAAGAAGATAAAAACGCGGGCGTATCTTGGGATGGTCCATTGGGCATCATGATCAACCGCTTCTCGGCTTCAGCTTCTGAAATCTTTGCCGGAGCTATCCAGGATTATGGAAGAGGTATTATCTTAGGATCTCAAAGTTATGGCAAAGGAACAGTGCAATCAGCAATCGATATGTCACGTGTCATCAGCCCGACTAGCCGCTTACTCCTAAAGGCCTCCGGTGAAAAGGATCCAGATACCCCAGAAGGTGCTCCTCAATATGGACAGATCAATATCACATTGGGTAAATTCTATCGTGTAAACGGTAGCAGTACGCAACATAAAGGGGTTACACCGGATATCGTCTTCCCTTCTCAGTTTTCTGCAGAGAAATTTGGCGAGAGCTCAGAAAAATCAGCACTTCCTTGGGATCAAATCCAATCGAGCAACTTCAAAAAAGTAGCTGACCTAAGTGGCGTTGACAAGAAATTAGAAACAATGCACGAGGCACGCATTAAAAACTCGCTTGAATATAAATATCTGAAAGAGGATATTGAAGAAGCTCAAAAAGATGAGGATGTGAAAATTCCATTGGAGCTGAACAAATTCAAGAAAGAGAAAGATGACAACCTCAAGAAAAATAGAGACCGCATCAACGCTTTGTTGAAATTGCAGGGCAAACCGGCGTGGGAAGAAGGAAAATCCCAACCGAAAATTGATCTTGATTTTGTGAAAGATGAAAGTGCCAAAGTGATGACCGATTATATCATCAACTTTGGAACAAAAAAACCGTTGTAA
- a CDS encoding tetratricopeptide repeat protein: MRMTKYWISIFTALTAFMNIPCQVIAQDAAKDYTGAIKQYDASFKGIGPEVYFLPPPKTANEILAENYADKKSFSKEIARQLLLQRLLLQLRSTNNLGHFQYLMNPMPSTANVWNDAIEAQKNAQNWISSYALSNEAALFSIKNNDSSNASKFLYQALSLANRTDNKDDIATINMNISNFQLYRGDFVRAEESAQNYHTYAMTSKSYAEQANAWLLIAMARAGQGNYKAAENNIIRSAIPLFNKAKAYEGKIFAWEMLAEIYFKQNKFTEAQWFLLQARDLANAKKLSSELAEIEYLLASSKQRDGNYKVAIKEFVQAAELASDENNKQLSLAILDKLGEVYLVLKDYPSADQTYKAYTQLKNELYN, translated from the coding sequence ATGAGAATGACAAAATACTGGATTTCTATATTTACCGCTTTGACTGCATTCATGAATATACCATGTCAGGTAATCGCACAGGATGCCGCCAAAGATTATACAGGTGCGATCAAACAATACGATGCTTCCTTTAAGGGTATCGGTCCTGAGGTCTATTTTTTACCACCTCCAAAAACGGCCAATGAAATACTAGCAGAGAACTATGCGGACAAGAAGTCTTTCAGCAAAGAAATTGCAAGACAGCTCCTGCTCCAGCGACTGTTATTGCAACTGCGGAGCACCAATAACTTGGGGCATTTTCAATATTTAATGAATCCGATGCCTTCTACAGCGAATGTCTGGAATGACGCGATTGAAGCGCAAAAGAACGCTCAAAATTGGATCTCAAGCTATGCCTTATCGAATGAAGCCGCCTTATTTTCAATTAAAAATAACGATAGCAGCAATGCGTCAAAGTTTTTATATCAGGCACTTTCCTTGGCAAATCGTACCGATAACAAGGATGATATAGCCACCATCAATATGAACATCAGCAATTTCCAGTTGTATCGTGGCGACTTTGTCCGTGCAGAAGAAAGTGCACAAAATTATCATACCTATGCCATGACGAGTAAAAGCTATGCGGAACAAGCCAACGCCTGGCTGTTAATTGCCATGGCTCGAGCCGGTCAGGGAAATTATAAAGCGGCCGAAAATAATATTATCCGCAGTGCAATCCCCCTATTCAATAAGGCCAAAGCCTATGAAGGGAAAATTTTTGCCTGGGAAATGCTTGCTGAGATTTATTTTAAGCAAAATAAATTTACCGAGGCACAGTGGTTCCTGCTACAGGCCCGTGATTTGGCCAATGCCAAAAAACTAAGTAGTGAGCTCGCTGAAATCGAGTACCTGCTGGCCTCATCCAAGCAAAGAGATGGAAATTATAAGGTAGCGATCAAAGAATTTGTGCAGGCTGCTGAACTGGCTTCTGATGAAAATAACAAACAGCTCTCACTCGCGATATTGGACAAACTCGGCGAGGTGTATCTTGTGCTAAAAGATTATCCATCTGCTGATCAGACCTACAAGGCCTATACGCAGTTAAAAAATGAACTGTACAATTGA
- a CDS encoding replication-associated recombination protein A has translation MATRIPLAERLRPRQLSDYVGQQHIVGPDAVLYHAIQQKNIPSMILWGPPGVGKTSLALLIARELDRPFFSLSAIQAGVKDIREVIEKAERLMNFNQDQPILFIDEIHRFSKSQQDSLLGAVERGLVTLIGATTENPSFEVISALLSRCQVYVLEHLSEEDLIGLIQKALHEDEYLQKQAIVVEEYEALLRLSGGDARKLLNVLELVVNAAVLHKEPITNAFVLKQVQQNMAIYDKAGEQHYDIISAFIKSIRGSDPNAAVYWLARMIEGGEDPSFIARRLLILASEDIGNANPNALLLANNCFQAVNVIGWPESRIILSQTVIYLATSVKSNASYEAINKAQALVKQTGDLSVPLHIRNAPTKLMKDLNYGAEYKYAHAYPGNFVVQEFLPKEISGVKLYEPGQNSQEEKLRQSLRDKWKEKYKY, from the coding sequence ATGGCGACACGAATTCCATTAGCAGAACGACTTAGACCGCGGCAATTGAGCGATTATGTGGGACAACAACATATTGTGGGCCCAGATGCAGTACTCTACCATGCGATCCAGCAAAAAAATATTCCATCCATGATTCTGTGGGGCCCCCCGGGGGTTGGGAAAACAAGCTTGGCCTTGCTGATCGCAAGAGAGCTCGACCGGCCGTTCTTTTCATTAAGTGCGATTCAGGCCGGGGTGAAGGATATTCGTGAAGTCATCGAAAAAGCCGAACGGCTGATGAACTTCAACCAAGATCAACCTATTTTATTTATTGACGAGATTCACCGTTTTTCCAAGTCGCAGCAAGATTCACTTTTAGGGGCTGTTGAACGTGGGCTGGTGACACTTATTGGTGCAACAACAGAAAACCCCTCGTTTGAAGTTATCTCCGCATTGCTCTCGCGTTGCCAAGTGTATGTATTGGAACATCTTTCGGAAGAAGATCTTATTGGATTGATCCAAAAAGCATTACATGAAGATGAATATTTACAGAAACAGGCAATTGTTGTCGAAGAATATGAGGCCTTGTTGCGGCTGTCTGGTGGCGACGCACGTAAATTGTTAAATGTGCTCGAGCTGGTTGTCAATGCGGCAGTATTGCACAAAGAGCCAATTACAAATGCCTTTGTACTGAAACAAGTACAGCAAAATATGGCCATTTATGATAAAGCGGGTGAACAGCATTACGATATTATTTCGGCCTTTATTAAGTCTATCCGTGGGTCTGATCCGAATGCCGCTGTCTATTGGCTTGCGCGGATGATCGAAGGGGGGGAGGATCCGTCCTTTATTGCCCGAAGGTTGTTGATTTTGGCTTCTGAGGATATTGGCAATGCCAACCCCAATGCCCTGTTGTTGGCCAACAATTGTTTTCAGGCAGTCAATGTTATTGGATGGCCCGAATCACGTATCATTCTGTCGCAAACGGTGATCTATCTGGCTACTTCGGTTAAAAGCAACGCTTCCTATGAAGCGATCAATAAGGCGCAGGCCTTGGTGAAACAAACCGGAGATCTGTCTGTACCGCTGCATATCCGTAATGCACCGACCAAATTGATGAAGGACTTAAATTACGGTGCCGAATACAAATATGCACACGCCTATCCGGGGAATTTTGTTGTTCAGGAATTTCTGCCCAAAGAAATCAGCGGGGTCAAATTGTATGAACCCGGGCAAAATTCGCAGGAGGAAAAACTAAGACAAAGTTTACGGGACAAATGGAAGGAAAAATATAAGTATTAA
- a CDS encoding S41 family peptidase: MNLEPLKQTGRLATIALTGLFVFSCKKDTPKPDPEPEPVERTEAQLIKDDIYKYYKLYSLWDKSIPDYTSDPSQFTDKYGSADMVLDALKKLTPAHAAYPNGVFDRFSYMLGLDGYNTGTTASSRLKMDTNDGYGIYVQLGTEDEKTAQPIIYFVEGGSPAQKAGFKRSDFITAVNGDSDYSIAVTCTTTGCTINDASARDKMMNKLNAALDAGTLKLQVKHQDGTTTTKDLTYANGYTIDPIYKDSVYTYNGNNVGYLALSSFEEIENNNVNQQKIDAAFEKFQTQQIKSLIVDLRYNGGGYVDASAYVADKIGGAITKGKLMLTYEVNDYIKATPSINKMFQDTKFEGKSNLNLSKVYFLVSDRTASAAEMIINVLKPYLQVQIIASGTRTYGKPVGFFEQVVQKKVSFWPVSFLLKNSANFSDYWDGLVPDKSNITDYVFVDVGDKKETMLATALNDAAPGITTKASINAISRKGYRTLNQGEVNIRPDRGMIKKR, from the coding sequence ATGAACTTAGAGCCTTTAAAACAAACAGGACGTTTGGCCACCATAGCACTGACTGGACTTTTTGTCTTTTCTTGCAAAAAGGATACCCCTAAACCTGACCCCGAGCCCGAACCAGTCGAGCGTACCGAAGCGCAGTTGATTAAGGATGATATCTATAAGTATTATAAGCTATATTCCCTTTGGGACAAATCCATCCCTGATTATACCAGTGATCCTTCTCAATTCACGGATAAATATGGTTCAGCAGATATGGTGCTCGATGCGCTGAAGAAGCTGACACCGGCACATGCGGCTTATCCAAACGGGGTCTTTGACCGATTTTCCTATATGCTGGGACTAGATGGCTATAATACAGGAACAACGGCTTCAAGCAGGCTTAAAATGGATACGAACGACGGGTATGGCATCTATGTTCAATTGGGGACAGAAGACGAAAAAACGGCACAGCCCATTATCTATTTTGTAGAAGGTGGATCACCGGCGCAAAAGGCGGGTTTTAAGCGTTCCGATTTTATTACGGCAGTCAACGGTGATTCCGATTATTCGATCGCCGTCACCTGTACGACGACTGGCTGTACGATTAATGATGCAAGTGCCCGGGATAAAATGATGAATAAACTGAATGCTGCCCTGGACGCTGGTACGCTTAAACTTCAAGTGAAACATCAAGACGGCACAACAACGACCAAAGATCTTACTTATGCCAATGGCTATACCATTGATCCCATTTATAAAGATTCGGTCTATACCTATAATGGAAACAACGTAGGTTATCTTGCACTATCGTCTTTTGAAGAAATCGAAAATAATAATGTCAACCAACAAAAGATCGATGCCGCTTTTGAAAAATTCCAGACCCAGCAGATTAAAAGTTTAATTGTTGATTTACGCTACAATGGCGGCGGTTATGTAGATGCGTCTGCTTATGTCGCCGATAAAATTGGGGGAGCCATTACCAAAGGAAAGCTGATGCTCACCTATGAGGTGAACGATTATATCAAAGCGACGCCGAGCATCAATAAGATGTTTCAGGATACAAAGTTTGAAGGCAAGAGCAATTTGAACTTGAGTAAAGTCTATTTTCTGGTGAGTGACCGTACAGCATCGGCAGCGGAAATGATAATTAATGTACTCAAGCCCTATCTGCAGGTGCAGATCATCGCCTCCGGTACACGTACATACGGTAAACCTGTAGGTTTCTTTGAGCAGGTTGTCCAAAAGAAGGTATCTTTCTGGCCAGTTTCCTTTCTTTTGAAGAATTCTGCGAATTTTTCAGACTATTGGGATGGCTTGGTTCCCGATAAAAGCAATATAACAGATTATGTATTTGTTGATGTGGGTGACAAGAAAGAAACGATGTTGGCGACAGCCTTGAACGATGCTGCACCGGGTATTACCACCAAAGCTTCTATCAATGCCATAAGTCGGAAGGGGTATCGTACGCTTAACCAAGGGGAGGTCAATATACGACCTGACCGGGGTATGATCAAGAAACGTTAG
- a CDS encoding ABC transporter ATP-binding protein produces the protein MNNNSLKQHLRWAWSITQGYRSKLFLYFILELICIGLSLAFVFLSKKAVDTATSHGDLPLKWLLIGIVGSIALNVGIKGYSGRMMEQIKLKLTLQLQRTMLDAQMLSIWQLVKNWHTGDIQIRIQTDCEEVANTIANTFLSFILTTIQLLASVGFLWYMDPMLALMILAISPLFVFSKLYFRKMRKLSKEVKEEESNFSKVLQENLRFRLLIRAMGIFPKRREKLLASQHQLLLLKIRQLNFSTYTQGAMKVAMNAGYLVAFIWGIYRLQSGQISFGTMTAFLQLVARIQSPILALIAYIPGFVRFRVSADRLLELQAGEIEPQVTQQRLHETQELRINDLSFRYEDKWVLQNLNLSLKVGEPTAIIGPSGKGKTTLIRLLLALLKAEKGEISLIDRDGERPLTASHRINLAYIPQGNSLFSGTIRENLLLHVKEEGTMDMQKALWLACAEFVFDLPDGIDTVVGESGIGLSEGQAQRVAIARALMHDGDIWLFDEVTSALDKTTSDTLIQRLLEHGKHKICLFVTHDLHLAEKCQQRIYLD, from the coding sequence ATGAACAACAATAGCTTGAAGCAACACCTGCGTTGGGCTTGGTCAATCACCCAGGGATACCGAAGCAAACTGTTCCTCTATTTCATACTGGAACTGATATGCATTGGCCTTTCCCTCGCTTTTGTGTTTTTATCCAAAAAAGCTGTTGACACCGCCACATCCCACGGAGATCTGCCATTGAAATGGCTGCTGATTGGTATCGTTGGAAGTATTGCCTTAAATGTCGGCATCAAGGGCTATTCGGGTCGTATGATGGAGCAGATCAAATTGAAGCTTACACTCCAGCTCCAACGGACGATGCTCGACGCACAGATGCTCTCCATATGGCAATTAGTCAAGAACTGGCATACGGGCGATATTCAGATCCGCATCCAGACGGACTGTGAGGAAGTCGCCAATACCATCGCCAATACATTCCTGTCTTTTATATTGACCACAATCCAGCTATTGGCATCGGTCGGTTTCCTCTGGTACATGGACCCGATGCTGGCGCTGATGATACTGGCCATCTCGCCCCTTTTTGTATTTTCAAAATTGTATTTCCGCAAGATGCGCAAGCTCAGCAAGGAAGTCAAGGAGGAAGAAAGCAATTTTTCAAAGGTACTGCAGGAAAATCTACGTTTTCGGCTGCTCATTCGGGCAATGGGCATCTTCCCCAAAAGAAGAGAGAAACTCTTAGCGAGCCAGCATCAACTGCTTTTGTTGAAAATACGCCAGCTCAACTTTTCCACCTATACGCAAGGCGCCATGAAAGTGGCCATGAACGCCGGTTATTTAGTTGCTTTTATCTGGGGGATCTATCGGTTGCAATCCGGTCAGATTTCATTTGGTACCATGACCGCTTTCCTGCAATTGGTAGCAAGAATACAATCACCCATCCTCGCACTGATTGCTTATATCCCCGGCTTTGTGCGTTTCCGGGTATCCGCAGACCGTCTACTTGAACTACAAGCTGGAGAAATCGAGCCACAAGTAACACAGCAACGTCTCCATGAGACACAGGAACTTCGTATCAATGATCTCTCCTTCCGCTATGAAGATAAATGGGTGTTACAAAATCTAAACCTTTCTTTAAAGGTGGGTGAGCCAACCGCTATCATCGGACCCAGCGGAAAAGGAAAGACAACTTTGATCCGTTTACTGCTGGCACTGCTAAAAGCTGAAAAAGGAGAAATTTCACTCATAGACAGGGATGGTGAAAGGCCGCTAACCGCCAGCCATCGGATCAACCTCGCTTATATTCCGCAGGGAAATTCGCTGTTCAGCGGTACCATTCGTGAGAATTTACTGCTTCACGTCAAAGAAGAAGGAACAATGGATATGCAAAAAGCGCTTTGGCTTGCTTGTGCAGAATTTGTATTTGACCTACCCGACGGCATCGATACTGTCGTCGGTGAATCTGGCATCGGCCTATCGGAAGGGCAGGCACAGCGCGTTGCGATTGCCCGCGCACTGATGCACGACGGTGACATATGGCTCTTCGATGAGGTTACTTCCGCATTGGATAAGACGACATCGGATACGTTAATTCAACGACTATTGGAACATGGAAAGCACAAAATCTGCTTGTTTGTAACTCATGACTTGCACCTGGCCGAAAAATGCCAGCAACGTATTTATCTCGACTAA